A window of Zingiber officinale cultivar Zhangliang chromosome 5A, Zo_v1.1, whole genome shotgun sequence contains these coding sequences:
- the LOC121981182 gene encoding non-specific lipid-transfer protein 1-like, producing the protein MYISIQPLAMARSSAAVLLVSLALAAVVAALLAASPAEAITCGQVSSALGPCLPYVSGKAMEVPAACCTGVKNLNNAAKTTPDRRTVCNCLHSLLTSSTAPKASHILSTCGVNIGYPVSPSTDCSKIQ; encoded by the exons ATGTACATCTCAATCCAACCACTCGCCATGGCTCGCTCCAGCGCTGCCGTCCTACTGGTGTCCCTGGCTCTCGCCGCCGTCGTCGCCGCACTCCTGGCGGCGTCGCCGGCGGAGGCCATCACCTGCGGCCAGGTGTCCTCCGCCCTGGGACCCTGCCTTCCATACGTCAGCGGCAAGGCCATGGAGGTGCCCGCCGCCTGCTGCACCGGGGTGAAGAACCTCAACAACGCCGCCAAGACCACCCCAGACCGCCGCACGGTCTGCAACTGCCTCCActccctgctgaccagctccacTGCCCCCAAGGCTTCCCACATCCTTAGCACCTGCGGCGTCAATATAGGCTACCCCGTCAGCCCCTCCACCGATTGCTCAAA GATACAGTGA